In Paroedura picta isolate Pp20150507F chromosome 12, Ppicta_v3.0, whole genome shotgun sequence, one DNA window encodes the following:
- the POLE3 gene encoding DNA polymerase epsilon subunit 3: MAERPEDLNLPNAVITRIIKEALPDGVNISKEARSAISRAASVFVLYATSCANNFAMKGKRKTLNASDVLSAMEEMEFQRFIAPLKESLEAYRRDQKGKKGAVELKKKDKDKKEDSEDPDKNREDENEDEDERMEEEEQNEEEEVDN, translated from the exons ATGGCTGAACGGCCTGAAGACCTGAATTTGCCCAATGCTGTCATAACCCGCATCATCAAAGAAGCG CTTCCTGATGGAGTGAACATATCCAAAGAAGCCAGGAGTGCTATCTCCCGAGCAGCCAGCGTGTTTGTGCTGTATGCGACATCATG TGCCAATAACTTTGCaatgaaggggaagaggaaaaccCTGAATGCATCAGATGTCCTCTCAGCTATGGAGGAAATGGAGTTCCAGCGATTCATTGCTCCTCTGAAAGAATCTTTGGAAG CTTATAGGCGTGATCAGAAAGGCAAAAAGGGAGCCGTGGagttaaaaaagaaagacaaagatAAAAAGGAAGATTCTGAGGATCCAGATAAAAACCGAGAGGATGAGAATGAAGATGAGGATGAAAGGATGGAAGAGGAGGAACAAAATGAAGAGGAGGAAGTGGATAACTGA
- the ALAD gene encoding delta-aminolevulinic acid dehydratase, with protein sequence MMQLESLLHSGYFHPVLRSWQTSATAFDATNLIYPIFVTDSPDAVEPIPSLPGQARYGVNKLVEMLRPLVADGLKCILIFGVPTKATKDEQGSAADAKDTPAIQAVETIRSEFPELLIACDVCLCPYTSHGHCGILRKDGTLQNEASCQRLAEVALAYAKAGCHIVAPSDMMDGRIRAIKEALISNDMSNKVSVMSYSAKFASCFYGPFRDAALSKPAFGDRRCYQLPPGARGLAVRAVDRDVREGADMLMVKPGMPYLDLVREVKDKHPTHPLAVYHVSGEFAMLWHGAQAGAFNLKTAVLEAMAGFRRAGADIIITYYVPQLLQWLKENQA encoded by the exons ATGATGCAGCTGGAATCGCTCTTGCACAGTGGCTATTTCCACCCCGTGCTTCGCTCGTGGCAGACGTCAGCCACTGCTTTTGATGCCACCAATCTCATCTACCCTATCTTTGTTAC AGATAGCCCCGATGCTGTGGAGCCCATTCCCAGCCTGCCTGGCCAGGCCCG ATATGGAGTTAATAAACTGGTGGAGATgctgcgccccctggtggcagaTGGGCTGAAGTGCATTCTGATATTTGGGGTCCCAACTAAAGCAACCAAG GATGAACAAGGCTCTGCAGCTGATGCGAAGGACACCCCAGCAATCCAGGCTGTGGAGACGATCCGTTCTGAGTTCCCAGAACTATTGATAGCCTGTGACGTCTGCCTGTGTCCATACACTTCTCATGGACATTGCG GCATCCTTCGCAAGGATGGCACCCTCCAGAATGAGGCCAGCTGCCAGAGACTGGCAGAGGTGGCGCTGGCCTACGCCAAGGCAG GATGCCACATCGTGGCCCCCTCAGATATGATGGACGGACGCATCCGTGCCATCAAGGAGGCCCTGATCTCCAATGACATGAGCAACAAG GTTTCGGTCATGAGCTACAGTGCCAAGTTTGCTTCCTGCTTCTACGGCCCTTTTAG AGATGCAGCCCTGTCCAAACCTGCCTTTGGAGACAGACGGTGTTACCAGCTTCCTCCGGGGGCTCGAGGGTTGGCTGTGCGAGCAGTG gaCCGGGATGTGCGAGAAGGAGCAGATATGTTAATGGTAAAGCCAGGGATGCCTTATCTAGACCTTGTGAGGGAAGTCAAGGATAAA CATCCCACTCACCCGTTGGCAGTTTACCATGTCTCAGGAGAGTTCGCCATGTTGTGGCATGGAGCACAAGCTGGGGCCTTTAACCTGAagactgcagttctggaggccatgGCAGGGTTCAGACGAGCAg